The proteins below are encoded in one region of Chelmon rostratus isolate fCheRos1 chromosome 21, fCheRos1.pri, whole genome shotgun sequence:
- the cyth1b gene encoding cytohesin-1b isoform X1, whose product MGTVSELCASSFQAFLCPSVRPGAPAAATVPDDLSPEERQELESIRRRKQELLHDIQRLKDEIAEVTNEIENLGLTEERKSMQRNKQMAMGRKKFNMDPKKGIRFLIDSSLLKNTSDDIAKFLYKGEGLNKTAIGDYLGERDDFNIDVLHAFLELHEFTDLNLVQALRQFLWSFRLPGEAQKIDRMMEAFAQRYCRCNPGVFQSTDTCYVLSFAVIMLNTSLHNPNVKDKPSVQRFTAMNRGINDGGDLPEELLRNLYDSIKNEPFKIPEDDGNDLTHTFFNPDREGWLLKLGGGRVKTWKRRWFILTDNCLYYFEYTTDKEPRGIIPLENLSIREVDDSKKPNCFELFIPDHKDQVIKACKTEADGRVVEGNHTFYRISAPTAEEKDEWINSIKAAISKDPFYEMLAARKKKVSSLKGL is encoded by the exons ATGGGGACTGTGAGTGAGCTGTGTGCCTCCAGTTTCCAGGCATTTCTCTGTCCTTCTGTGCGACCAGGGGcacctgctgcagccacag TGCCTGATGACCTCAGtccagaggagagacaggagctGGAAAGCATTCGCCGCAGAAAACAAGAGCTACTGCACGACATACAA agGCTGAAGGATGAGATAGCAGAGGTGACCAATGAGATTGAAAACCTGGGCCTGACTGAAGAGAG GAAAAGTATGCAGAGGAATAAACAGATGGCGATGGGCCGAAAGAAGTTCAACATGGACCCCAAGAAG GGGATTCGCTTCTTGATTGACAGCTCCCTCCTAAAAAACACCAGCGATGACATCGCCAAGTTTCTCTACAAGGGTGAGGGGCTTAATAAGACGGCTATCGGCGACTACCTCGGGGAGAG AGATGACTTCAACATCGACGTTCTGCACGCCTTCCTGGAGTTGCACGAGTTCACCGACTTGAACCTGGTTCAGGCTCTCAGGCAGTTCCTGTGGAGCTTCCGGCTGCCCGGCGAGGCTCAGAAGATCGACCGCATGATGGAGGCGTTCGCCCAGAGATACTGTCGCTGTAACCCCGGAGTGTTTCAGAGCACAG ATACCTGTTACGTGTTGTCGTTCGCTGTGATCATGCTGAACACCAGTCTACACAACCCTAACGTGAAGGACAAACCGTCCGTTCAGAGGTTCACGGCCATGAACAGAGGCATCAACGATGGAGGAGACCTGCCGGAGGAGCTGCTCAGG AACCTGTACGACAGCATCAAGAATGAGCCCTTTAAGATCCCAGAGGATGATGGGAACgacctcacacacaccttcttcAACCCCGACAGGGAAGGGTGGCTGCTGAAACTCGG AGGTGGACGAGTTAAAACCTGGAAGAGACGCTGGTTTATTCTCACAGATAACTGCCTCTACTACTTTGAGTACACGACT GATAAAGAACCCAGAGGAATTATTCCACTGGAAAATCTGAGTATCAGAGAAGTCGATGACTCCAAGAAACCG AACTGCTTTGAGCTCTTCATCCCGGACCACAAAGATCAGGTGATCAAGGCCTGCAAGACGGAGGCAGACGGACGCGTCGTCGAGGGAAACCACACGTTCTACAGAATCTCTGCCCCGACCGCAGAGGAGAAGGACGAATGGATCAACAGCATCAA AGCCGCCATCAGTAAAGACCCCTTCTACGAGATGCTGGCTGCTCGGAAGAAGAAGGTGTCGTCTCTGAAGGGGCTGTAG
- the cyth1b gene encoding cytohesin-1b isoform X2: MVLKSEDGVVPDDLSPEERQELESIRRRKQELLHDIQRLKDEIAEVTNEIENLGLTEERKSMQRNKQMAMGRKKFNMDPKKGIRFLIDSSLLKNTSDDIAKFLYKGEGLNKTAIGDYLGERDDFNIDVLHAFLELHEFTDLNLVQALRQFLWSFRLPGEAQKIDRMMEAFAQRYCRCNPGVFQSTDTCYVLSFAVIMLNTSLHNPNVKDKPSVQRFTAMNRGINDGGDLPEELLRNLYDSIKNEPFKIPEDDGNDLTHTFFNPDREGWLLKLGGGRVKTWKRRWFILTDNCLYYFEYTTDKEPRGIIPLENLSIREVDDSKKPNCFELFIPDHKDQVIKACKTEADGRVVEGNHTFYRISAPTAEEKDEWINSIKAAISKDPFYEMLAARKKKVSSLKGL; this comes from the exons ATGGTTTTGAAGTCGGAAGACGGAGTTG TGCCTGATGACCTCAGtccagaggagagacaggagctGGAAAGCATTCGCCGCAGAAAACAAGAGCTACTGCACGACATACAA agGCTGAAGGATGAGATAGCAGAGGTGACCAATGAGATTGAAAACCTGGGCCTGACTGAAGAGAG GAAAAGTATGCAGAGGAATAAACAGATGGCGATGGGCCGAAAGAAGTTCAACATGGACCCCAAGAAG GGGATTCGCTTCTTGATTGACAGCTCCCTCCTAAAAAACACCAGCGATGACATCGCCAAGTTTCTCTACAAGGGTGAGGGGCTTAATAAGACGGCTATCGGCGACTACCTCGGGGAGAG AGATGACTTCAACATCGACGTTCTGCACGCCTTCCTGGAGTTGCACGAGTTCACCGACTTGAACCTGGTTCAGGCTCTCAGGCAGTTCCTGTGGAGCTTCCGGCTGCCCGGCGAGGCTCAGAAGATCGACCGCATGATGGAGGCGTTCGCCCAGAGATACTGTCGCTGTAACCCCGGAGTGTTTCAGAGCACAG ATACCTGTTACGTGTTGTCGTTCGCTGTGATCATGCTGAACACCAGTCTACACAACCCTAACGTGAAGGACAAACCGTCCGTTCAGAGGTTCACGGCCATGAACAGAGGCATCAACGATGGAGGAGACCTGCCGGAGGAGCTGCTCAGG AACCTGTACGACAGCATCAAGAATGAGCCCTTTAAGATCCCAGAGGATGATGGGAACgacctcacacacaccttcttcAACCCCGACAGGGAAGGGTGGCTGCTGAAACTCGG AGGTGGACGAGTTAAAACCTGGAAGAGACGCTGGTTTATTCTCACAGATAACTGCCTCTACTACTTTGAGTACACGACT GATAAAGAACCCAGAGGAATTATTCCACTGGAAAATCTGAGTATCAGAGAAGTCGATGACTCCAAGAAACCG AACTGCTTTGAGCTCTTCATCCCGGACCACAAAGATCAGGTGATCAAGGCCTGCAAGACGGAGGCAGACGGACGCGTCGTCGAGGGAAACCACACGTTCTACAGAATCTCTGCCCCGACCGCAGAGGAGAAGGACGAATGGATCAACAGCATCAA AGCCGCCATCAGTAAAGACCCCTTCTACGAGATGCTGGCTGCTCGGAAGAAGAAGGTGTCGTCTCTGAAGGGGCTGTAG
- the cyth1b gene encoding cytohesin-1b isoform X3 — MQRNKQMAMGRKKFNMDPKKGIRFLIDSSLLKNTSDDIAKFLYKGEGLNKTAIGDYLGERDDFNIDVLHAFLELHEFTDLNLVQALRQFLWSFRLPGEAQKIDRMMEAFAQRYCRCNPGVFQSTDTCYVLSFAVIMLNTSLHNPNVKDKPSVQRFTAMNRGINDGGDLPEELLRNLYDSIKNEPFKIPEDDGNDLTHTFFNPDREGWLLKLGGGRVKTWKRRWFILTDNCLYYFEYTTDKEPRGIIPLENLSIREVDDSKKPNCFELFIPDHKDQVIKACKTEADGRVVEGNHTFYRISAPTAEEKDEWINSIKAAISKDPFYEMLAARKKKVSSLKGL, encoded by the exons ATGCAGAGGAATAAACAGATGGCGATGGGCCGAAAGAAGTTCAACATGGACCCCAAGAAG GGGATTCGCTTCTTGATTGACAGCTCCCTCCTAAAAAACACCAGCGATGACATCGCCAAGTTTCTCTACAAGGGTGAGGGGCTTAATAAGACGGCTATCGGCGACTACCTCGGGGAGAG AGATGACTTCAACATCGACGTTCTGCACGCCTTCCTGGAGTTGCACGAGTTCACCGACTTGAACCTGGTTCAGGCTCTCAGGCAGTTCCTGTGGAGCTTCCGGCTGCCCGGCGAGGCTCAGAAGATCGACCGCATGATGGAGGCGTTCGCCCAGAGATACTGTCGCTGTAACCCCGGAGTGTTTCAGAGCACAG ATACCTGTTACGTGTTGTCGTTCGCTGTGATCATGCTGAACACCAGTCTACACAACCCTAACGTGAAGGACAAACCGTCCGTTCAGAGGTTCACGGCCATGAACAGAGGCATCAACGATGGAGGAGACCTGCCGGAGGAGCTGCTCAGG AACCTGTACGACAGCATCAAGAATGAGCCCTTTAAGATCCCAGAGGATGATGGGAACgacctcacacacaccttcttcAACCCCGACAGGGAAGGGTGGCTGCTGAAACTCGG AGGTGGACGAGTTAAAACCTGGAAGAGACGCTGGTTTATTCTCACAGATAACTGCCTCTACTACTTTGAGTACACGACT GATAAAGAACCCAGAGGAATTATTCCACTGGAAAATCTGAGTATCAGAGAAGTCGATGACTCCAAGAAACCG AACTGCTTTGAGCTCTTCATCCCGGACCACAAAGATCAGGTGATCAAGGCCTGCAAGACGGAGGCAGACGGACGCGTCGTCGAGGGAAACCACACGTTCTACAGAATCTCTGCCCCGACCGCAGAGGAGAAGGACGAATGGATCAACAGCATCAA AGCCGCCATCAGTAAAGACCCCTTCTACGAGATGCTGGCTGCTCGGAAGAAGAAGGTGTCGTCTCTGAAGGGGCTGTAG